In Idiomarina sp. PL1-037, a single genomic region encodes these proteins:
- a CDS encoding methyl-accepting chemotaxis protein, giving the protein MKIVQQLSITQRLISLLGIAALGTALMVAFMMFLLNNLLVKEEKRKLDSVLDTAHSVVGHYHQQYLNGNLTEEEAKTKAYTSLDEIRYEGSEYIFTLNRDGILVQHPFTKKLVGKDVMSYEDPEGTHLFQEMVRKARSANEATVEYVWQKGNDANNLVAKVSRIRVFEPWNIILGTGQYSDNINAILWQEFFKLAGLAIVLSVPLLLLFVVIIRSITSPLKTINSAMFDIAEGEGDLTRRLNESGSDELARLAKSFNTFVHKIQQLVQNVQESAKNESEAASQLTELSGTSSRQSDELSSQTSSVATAITELSSSASEVADHARQAADSANTADEEAGRSAIIVRESVNNIEALTSELGKAGEKARLLQDGSDKIGNILGVIVAIAEQTNLLALNAAIEAARAGDAGRGFAVVADEVRTLANRTQHSTDEISSIVESIQGAIKEVSKIISDVEHHSASTNEEALKAEQAISQIQEAVANISSMNIQIASATDEQSRVTKDLNENITGISDLSRANQDANTRVAEVSRNLSENSVDLSQLVSRFKTK; this is encoded by the coding sequence ATGAAAATCGTACAGCAGTTAAGTATCACACAGAGACTTATATCATTATTAGGTATTGCCGCTCTGGGAACCGCCCTGATGGTAGCCTTTATGATGTTCTTACTGAACAACCTGTTGGTTAAAGAAGAAAAACGTAAGCTCGATTCCGTTCTTGATACGGCTCACAGTGTGGTCGGTCATTACCACCAGCAATATCTGAACGGTAATTTGACTGAGGAAGAAGCAAAAACTAAAGCTTATACCAGTCTCGACGAGATCAGATACGAAGGCAGCGAATACATTTTCACATTGAATCGTGATGGAATTCTGGTTCAGCATCCTTTTACAAAAAAGTTAGTTGGTAAGGATGTCATGAGTTATGAGGACCCGGAGGGAACTCATCTCTTCCAGGAGATGGTCCGCAAAGCACGCTCGGCCAACGAAGCGACAGTAGAATACGTTTGGCAAAAAGGCAATGACGCAAATAATCTCGTTGCGAAAGTCAGCCGGATACGCGTTTTTGAGCCATGGAACATTATTCTTGGCACAGGACAGTACAGCGACAACATTAACGCTATTCTATGGCAGGAGTTTTTTAAGTTAGCGGGCTTAGCCATTGTTTTATCCGTCCCCCTGCTTTTGTTGTTTGTTGTCATCATACGCAGTATCACCAGCCCTTTAAAAACCATTAATAGTGCTATGTTTGATATCGCAGAAGGCGAAGGAGACCTGACTAGACGGTTGAATGAATCTGGTTCTGATGAGCTCGCCCGGCTAGCAAAATCATTCAACACTTTTGTTCACAAAATTCAGCAACTTGTTCAAAATGTGCAGGAAAGTGCTAAAAATGAGAGCGAAGCTGCAAGTCAGTTGACTGAGTTATCGGGTACAAGCAGCCGTCAAAGTGATGAACTTAGCTCGCAAACAAGTTCTGTTGCGACAGCCATTACCGAACTGTCTTCCTCCGCTTCAGAGGTTGCTGATCACGCCCGTCAGGCTGCAGACTCGGCCAATACCGCAGACGAAGAAGCTGGACGCTCAGCTATTATCGTACGAGAATCCGTTAATAACATTGAAGCGCTGACTTCTGAGCTGGGTAAAGCAGGCGAAAAAGCGCGTTTGCTGCAAGACGGCTCTGACAAAATAGGGAACATACTCGGCGTCATTGTCGCTATAGCAGAGCAAACAAACTTACTGGCATTAAATGCCGCTATTGAGGCGGCTCGCGCTGGCGATGCCGGACGAGGGTTTGCGGTCGTTGCGGATGAGGTTAGAACCTTGGCTAACCGAACTCAGCATTCAACAGACGAAATCTCCTCCATTGTGGAAAGTATCCAGGGTGCAATTAAAGAGGTGAGCAAAATCATCAGCGACGTTGAACATCACTCCGCCTCGACGAATGAAGAAGCTCTCAAGGCTGAGCAAGCGATAAGTCAAATTCAGGAAGCCGTTGCGAATATATCGAGTATGAATATCCAAATTGCGTCAGCGACTGACGAACAGAGTCGGGTAACTAAAGATTTGAATGAGAACATCACTGGCATTTCCGATCTTTCTCGAGCTAACCAGGACGCTAATACGCGCGTTGCTGAAGTCAGTCGGAACTTGAGTGAAAACAGTGTTGACTTGAGTCAACTTGTCAGTCGGTTTAAGACAAAATAA
- the ccoN gene encoding cytochrome-c oxidase, cbb3-type subunit I, translating to MSQTIPQQPIEYNMKVVRQFTVMTIIWGIVGMAIGVLIAAQLVWPELNFNTPWLTYSRLRPLHTNAVIFAFGTSALFATSYYVVQKTCRVSLFSDKLAAFTFWGWQAVIVAAVITLPMGLTSTKEYAELEWPIDILITVVWVAYLIVFFGTLAIRKTSHIYVANWFYGGFIIVIAMLHIVNSFAIPVSFTKSYSIYSGAVDAMVQWWYGHNAVGFLLTAGFLGMMYYFVPKQAERPVYSYRLSVVHFWALISLYIWAGPHHLHYTALPDWTQSVGMVMSVILFVPSWGGMINGIMTLSGAWHKLRTDPILRFLIVSLSFYGMSTFEGPMMAIKSVNALSHYTDWTVGHVHSGALGWVAMITIGSMYYLVPRLFNQKEIHSIKLVNVHFWLHTIGVVFYIVSMWISGVMQGLMWRATNSDGTLTYSFVESVQASYPFWTGRFIGGVFIVVGMLLMAYNCYQTIRAGRRETAAGNVVQTA from the coding sequence ATGAGTCAAACAATTCCACAACAACCGATAGAATATAATATGAAAGTCGTCCGGCAGTTTACTGTCATGACGATTATTTGGGGTATCGTCGGTATGGCTATAGGCGTATTGATAGCTGCCCAGCTTGTCTGGCCAGAGCTTAACTTCAATACTCCCTGGCTAACCTACTCCCGTCTTCGCCCGCTGCATACAAATGCTGTTATTTTCGCGTTTGGTACCAGCGCCCTTTTTGCCACTTCTTACTATGTTGTTCAGAAAACGTGTAGGGTTAGCTTGTTTTCAGACAAGTTAGCAGCTTTCACTTTCTGGGGCTGGCAGGCCGTTATAGTAGCAGCAGTTATCACTCTGCCTATGGGCCTTACCAGCACAAAAGAATACGCTGAGCTAGAATGGCCTATCGACATTTTAATTACTGTCGTCTGGGTTGCTTACCTAATCGTCTTCTTCGGCACATTGGCTATTCGTAAAACATCACACATTTATGTGGCTAACTGGTTCTATGGTGGTTTCATCATCGTTATCGCCATGCTGCATATCGTGAACAGCTTTGCTATACCAGTGTCGTTTACCAAGTCTTACTCAATCTATTCAGGTGCCGTCGATGCCATGGTTCAATGGTGGTACGGACACAACGCTGTAGGTTTCCTTCTGACAGCGGGTTTCCTGGGTATGATGTATTACTTTGTACCGAAGCAAGCTGAACGCCCTGTTTACTCCTACCGCTTGTCGGTTGTTCACTTTTGGGCGCTAATTTCTCTTTATATTTGGGCCGGCCCTCACCACTTACACTATACCGCATTGCCAGACTGGACTCAGTCAGTCGGCATGGTTATGTCTGTTATCCTGTTCGTACCTTCATGGGGTGGCATGATTAACGGTATCATGACGTTATCTGGTGCATGGCATAAGCTACGAACCGACCCAATTTTGCGTTTCTTAATTGTTTCTCTGTCATTCTACGGCATGTCGACTTTCGAAGGCCCGATGATGGCAATCAAATCAGTGAACGCACTTTCTCACTACACTGACTGGACTGTGGGTCACGTACACTCTGGTGCTTTAGGCTGGGTTGCAATGATCACTATCGGCTCTATGTACTACCTGGTACCACGCCTGTTCAACCAGAAAGAAATTCACAGCATTAAGCTGGTGAACGTTCATTTCTGGCTACACACTATCGGCGTCGTTTTCTACATCGTCTCAATGTGGATTTCAGGTGTGATGCAAGGTCTTATGTGGCGTGCAACCAACTCTGACGGAACCTTAACTTACAGTTTCGTAGAGAGTGTTCAGGCATCATATCCATTCTGGACAGGCCGCTTTATCGGTGGTGTTTTCATTGTAGTTGGTATGTTGCTGATGGCTTATAACTGTTATCAGACAATTCGTGCCGGCCGTCGTGAGACAGCTGCAGGCAACGTCGTACAAACTGCCTGA
- the ccoO gene encoding cytochrome-c oxidase, cbb3-type subunit II, translating to MSRFKHEFVEKNLGWLSILMIIAVSIGGLVEITPLLFQNQTNEPIKGLQPYTALELEGRDIYMREGCNNCHSQMIRPFRSETERYGHYSLAGEHVWEFPHLWGSKRTGPDLARVGDRYSDEWHHVHLMNPRNVVPESNMPAFPWLAENKLTGEYTAKKMEVMRTLGVPYEDKDIAGAKEAVQGKTEMEALIAYLQSLGTTLQQADK from the coding sequence ATGAGTCGTTTTAAACACGAATTTGTTGAAAAAAACTTAGGTTGGTTGTCAATTTTAATGATCATTGCGGTTTCTATCGGTGGGTTAGTAGAAATTACTCCCCTACTGTTTCAAAACCAGACCAATGAACCCATAAAAGGTTTGCAGCCATACACCGCGTTAGAGCTTGAAGGTCGCGATATTTATATGCGCGAAGGTTGTAATAACTGCCACAGCCAGATGATTCGTCCTTTCCGTTCAGAAACGGAACGTTACGGACACTATTCATTAGCTGGTGAGCACGTTTGGGAATTCCCTCACCTTTGGGGCTCCAAGCGTACAGGTCCTGACCTGGCTCGCGTAGGTGACCGTTACAGCGATGAGTGGCATCACGTTCATTTAATGAACCCTCGTAACGTGGTTCCTGAGTCGAATATGCCAGCGTTCCCTTGGCTTGCAGAAAACAAGTTAACGGGTGAATACACGGCTAAGAAGATGGAAGTTATGCGGACATTGGGCGTTCCTTACGAAGACAAGGATATCGCCGGTGCAAAAGAAGCCGTTCAGGGTAAAACTGAAATGGAGGCGCTTATCGCTTACTTACAATCGCTTGGCACAACGCTACAGCAGGCTGACAAGTAA
- a CDS encoding cbb3-type cytochrome oxidase subunit 3 translates to MDYGTWRGVFSLIILAIFIAIVVWAFSRRTKKQFDDAANSIFEDESSIDNSDKPESKKDE, encoded by the coding sequence ATGGATTACGGAACTTGGCGCGGCGTGTTCAGCCTGATCATATTGGCAATTTTTATCGCCATTGTGGTCTGGGCGTTCAGCCGCCGTACAAAAAAACAATTTGATGATGCGGCTAATTCTATATTTGAGGACGAATCATCAATAGATAACAGCGACAAACCGGAGTCGAAGAAAGATGAGTAG